In Helicobacter bilis, a genomic segment contains:
- the dut gene encoding dUTP diphosphatase, translated as MTLQFKKLHENAIIPQFATAESAGFDFHALESYVLKANSHALIRTGLCMQIDKGYEIQVRSRSGLALKHKIMVLNSPGTIDSDYRGELQIILANFSTQDFVINAGDRIAQGVVSALPQVNIIEVAEVNETERNTNGFGSTGV; from the coding sequence ATTACCCTGCAATTTAAAAAGCTGCATGAAAATGCGATAATACCGCAGTTTGCAACGGCTGAATCTGCTGGATTTGACTTTCATGCTTTAGAATCTTATGTATTGAAAGCTAATAGCCATGCTTTAATTCGCACAGGGCTTTGTATGCAAATAGATAAAGGCTATGAGATACAGGTGAGAAGTAGAAGCGGTTTAGCCTTAAAGCATAAGATTATGGTGCTAAATTCCCCCGGGACTATTGATAGTGATTATAGGGGGGAGTTGCAAATCATTTTAGCAAACTTTAGCACACAAGATTTTGTTATAAATGCTGGGGATAGAATCGCACAAGGTGTAGTAAGTGCCTTGCCACAAGTAAATATCATCGAAGTAGCAGAAGTGAATGAAACAGAGAGAAATACAAATGGCTTTGGTAGCACAGGCGTATAG
- a CDS encoding J domain-containing protein, whose amino-acid sequence MISCCDKYVQIKLAEDSKILPKVLSYAKKHFSRNYRLSSSVLILDDGEIVKKNYLINWCYHAANHYDPNDNTELEFALANSHLPIRIKMVKSTDLLERIRVKIQMIGTSRIILTLSKRNRVAERYIKAMFGSHYIGMSQNEIYLQSGNEFFWESVMRFIGNRIIHNIVLSFEYSDFNADEITFLTSQEKELRQCYAILDSQFGDDFELVKKRYLKLAREYHPDNFYGENEKEILDYTTKFHKITEAYKTIKRTEHLHTN is encoded by the coding sequence ATGATTTCTTGTTGCGACAAATATGTGCAAATAAAGCTTGCTGAAGATAGCAAGATTCTACCAAAAGTGCTTTCTTATGCAAAAAAGCATTTTAGTCGCAACTATAGATTATCAAGCTCTGTTTTGATTCTCGATGATGGTGAGATAGTTAAGAAAAACTATCTTATTAATTGGTGCTATCATGCGGCAAATCACTATGACCCAAACGACAATACTGAATTAGAATTTGCCCTAGCAAATAGCCATTTGCCCATACGCATAAAGATGGTAAAATCTACTGACCTATTAGAGAGAATTCGCGTAAAAATTCAAATGATTGGCACTTCTCGCATTATTCTCACCTTAAGCAAACGCAACAGAGTAGCAGAACGCTACATAAAGGCAATGTTTGGCTCTCACTACATAGGCATGAGTCAAAATGAAATTTATTTACAATCAGGCAATGAGTTTTTTTGGGAAAGCGTTATGAGATTTATTGGCAATCGCATTATACATAACATAGTGCTATCCTTTGAATATAGCGATTTTAATGCTGATGAGATCACATTTTTGACCTCGCAAGAAAAAGAGCTTAGGCAGTGTTATGCGATTTTAGATTCTCAATTTGGCGATGATTTTGAGCTTGTGAAAAAGCGTTATCTCAAACTAGCAAGAGAATATCACCCCGATAATTTTTATGGTGAAAATGAAAAAGAGATTCTAGACTATACGACAAAATTCCATAAGATTACAGAAGCATATAAGACGATTAAACGCACAGAGCATTTGCATACAAACTAG